A DNA window from Chryseobacterium scophthalmum contains the following coding sequences:
- the sufB gene encoding Fe-S cluster assembly protein SufB, translating into MSKYTEDDLRVDLENKKYEFGWETKIDYEDFPIGLNEDIVRAISAKKEEPEWMTEWRLESFKIWLKMAEPTWANIKYEKPDFQAIKYYAAPKAKPELESLDEVDPELLATFAKLGINIEEQKRLSGVAVDIVIDSVSVKTTFQDTLAEKGIIFCSISEAIKNHPDLVRKYLGKVVPRGDNFYAALNSAVFSDGSFCYIPKGVRCPMELSTYFRINQAGTGQFERTLVIADEGSYVSYLEGCTAPSRDENQLHAAVVELIAMDNAEIKYSTVQNWYPGNEEGKGGVFNFVTKRGLCEYKAKISWTQVETGSAVTWKYPSCILKGDGSIGEFYSIAVTNNHQYADTGTKMIHIGKNTKSTIISKGISAGKSQNSYRGQVKVMPSAKGARNFSQCDSLLMGNECGAHTFPYIEIKDPTAQLEHEATTSKIGEDQIFYCNQRGIDTERAIALIVNGFSKEVLNKLPMEFAIEAQKLLEISLEGSVG; encoded by the coding sequence ATGAGTAAATATACTGAAGACGATTTAAGAGTCGACTTAGAAAATAAAAAATATGAATTTGGTTGGGAAACCAAGATTGACTACGAAGATTTCCCAATTGGTTTAAATGAAGACATTGTCCGTGCAATTTCTGCGAAGAAAGAAGAGCCGGAATGGATGACAGAATGGCGTTTGGAATCATTTAAGATTTGGTTGAAAATGGCTGAGCCTACTTGGGCGAATATCAAATACGAAAAACCAGATTTTCAAGCAATAAAATATTATGCTGCGCCAAAAGCAAAGCCTGAATTGGAAAGCTTAGATGAAGTTGACCCGGAATTATTGGCAACTTTTGCAAAATTAGGAATCAACATAGAAGAACAGAAAAGACTTTCGGGTGTTGCTGTTGATATCGTAATCGATTCTGTTTCTGTAAAAACAACATTTCAGGATACATTGGCTGAGAAAGGAATTATCTTCTGCTCAATCTCTGAGGCAATCAAAAATCACCCGGATTTGGTAAGAAAATACCTTGGAAAAGTAGTTCCAAGAGGAGATAACTTTTATGCAGCACTGAATTCCGCAGTATTTTCTGACGGAAGTTTCTGCTATATTCCAAAAGGGGTAAGATGTCCGATGGAACTTTCAACTTATTTCAGAATTAATCAGGCAGGAACAGGCCAGTTTGAAAGAACACTTGTTATTGCAGATGAAGGAAGTTATGTTTCTTATCTGGAAGGTTGTACTGCTCCGTCAAGAGATGAAAATCAGCTTCACGCTGCCGTTGTAGAGTTAATAGCAATGGATAATGCTGAAATTAAATATTCTACCGTTCAAAACTGGTATCCAGGAAATGAAGAAGGAAAAGGTGGAGTTTTCAATTTCGTAACCAAAAGAGGTCTTTGTGAGTATAAAGCAAAAATCTCTTGGACGCAAGTTGAAACAGGTTCTGCTGTAACTTGGAAATATCCTTCTTGTATCTTAAAAGGTGATGGTTCAATCGGTGAGTTCTATTCTATTGCGGTAACCAACAATCATCAGTATGCAGATACCGGTACAAAGATGATCCACATTGGAAAGAATACAAAATCAACGATTATTTCTAAAGGAATTTCTGCAGGAAAATCTCAAAACTCATACAGAGGACAGGTAAAAGTAATGCCTTCTGCAAAAGGAGCAAGAAACTTCTCGCAATGTGACTCATTATTGATGGGTAACGAATGTGGAGCGCACACTTTCCCTTACATCGAGATTAAAGATCCAACTGCACAGTTAGAACATGAAGCTACAACTTCAAAAATCGGTGAAGACCAGATTTTCTACTGTAACCAAAGAGGTATCGATACGGAAAGAGCAATTGCTTTAATTGTAAATGGTTTCAGTAAAGAAGTTTTAAATAAACTTCCAATGGAATTTGCTATTGAAGCTCAGAAATTATTGGAGATTTCTTTGGAAGGTTCTGTTGGATAA
- a CDS encoding HesB/IscA family protein gives MIKVSDQAKVKAIQLMTEDGFNPAEDYIRVGVKSGGCSGLEYMLGFDNKQNETDQIFEDNGIKIVVEKKSILYLAGTTLEYSGGLNGKGFIFNNPNASRTCGCGESFSL, from the coding sequence ATGATAAAGGTTTCAGATCAGGCAAAGGTAAAAGCGATTCAACTGATGACAGAAGATGGCTTTAACCCTGCTGAAGATTATATAAGAGTTGGGGTAAAAAGCGGTGGATGTTCAGGACTGGAGTATATGTTAGGTTTCGACAATAAACAAAACGAAACAGATCAGATTTTTGAAGATAACGGAATAAAAATCGTTGTTGAAAAAAAATCTATACTTTACTTGGCAGGTACCACTTTAGAATATTCCGGAGGTTTAAATGGAAAAGGATTTATTTTTAATAATCCTAATGCATCCAGAACGTGTGGTTGTGGAGAGAGTTTTAGCTTATAA
- a CDS encoding GLPGLI family protein — protein MKKLGILAVALLAQVTFAQTNRFVYQVTSKPDINNKSDIKTENAYLDISAEKSMFYSENRIKRDSVMKANFQSGGARGFNREQMDGLRTNINYSIEKNKKDQKIIYKDRLGRDQYSYEEDRPLNWKILSETTKIGDYKVQKAETDFGGRKWTAWFTTDLPYQDGPYKFSGLPGLVVKAEDSTGDYSFDLMKNYKISDFPEMVTFGNVMKVKRTDYVKQQEKYKTDPASFMNSQRGGGGISAPMRIGGGGNQNPADMRKRMEERAKEEAKRNSNPIELK, from the coding sequence ATGAAAAAATTGGGCATCCTTGCTGTAGCCTTACTTGCGCAGGTTACTTTCGCACAAACTAACAGATTTGTTTATCAGGTAACCTCAAAACCAGATATCAATAATAAAAGTGATATTAAAACTGAAAATGCTTATTTAGACATTTCAGCAGAAAAATCAATGTTCTATTCTGAGAATAGAATTAAAAGAGATTCTGTAATGAAAGCCAACTTTCAAAGTGGGGGAGCGAGAGGTTTTAACAGAGAACAAATGGATGGTTTGAGAACGAATATTAATTATTCAATCGAAAAAAATAAAAAAGATCAGAAAATTATTTACAAAGATCGTTTGGGAAGAGATCAATATTCTTACGAAGAAGATAGACCTCTGAACTGGAAAATTTTATCTGAAACCACAAAAATTGGTGATTATAAAGTACAAAAGGCTGAAACGGATTTTGGCGGAAGAAAATGGACGGCATGGTTTACCACAGATCTTCCTTATCAGGATGGACCTTATAAATTCAGCGGGCTTCCCGGTTTGGTTGTAAAAGCGGAAGATTCTACCGGAGATTATTCTTTCGATTTAATGAAAAACTATAAGATTTCTGACTTTCCTGAAATGGTTACATTTGGAAACGTTATGAAAGTAAAAAGAACGGATTATGTAAAACAACAGGAAAAATATAAAACTGATCCGGCGTCTTTTATGAATAGCCAACGTGGAGGCGGAGGAATTTCTGCTCCAATGAGAATTGGCGGCGGTGGAAATCAAAATCCTGCAGATATGAGAAAGCGAATGGAAGAAAGAGCAAAAGAAGAGGCGAAGCGAAATAGTAATCCTATCGAGCTAAAATAA
- the ypfJ gene encoding KPN_02809 family neutral zinc metallopeptidase codes for MKWTEDRSTNVDDRRASGGSGGAIVGGGLGTIIIAAIVFFLGGDPSAILSSGVSNTGAQTEQRELTEADKKIGEMIEMITAENEETWTKVFAENGLQYRPARVVLFRSNTDSGCGLAQSAMGPFYCPTDQSVYMDMSFFNELQEKFGAKVTQFTVAYVLAHEMGHHVQNLLGTLNETDKARRSGKYSEAQLNQISVATELQADFYAGLWSRVTGDREKSFIEPGDLESALNAAEAVGDDNIQKRSQGYVNQESFTHGSSAQRKEWFMKGYNSGDIKQGDTFSQLLR; via the coding sequence ATGAAATGGACTGAAGACCGAAGTACAAATGTAGACGACAGACGTGCTTCAGGCGGTAGCGGAGGCGCAATTGTTGGCGGCGGATTAGGCACAATAATTATTGCTGCTATTGTATTTTTCTTAGGTGGTGATCCTTCTGCAATTCTTTCTTCAGGAGTTTCAAATACTGGTGCGCAGACTGAGCAAAGAGAGCTTACAGAAGCTGACAAAAAAATTGGTGAGATGATCGAAATGATTACCGCCGAAAACGAAGAAACCTGGACTAAAGTTTTCGCAGAAAATGGCCTTCAATATCGACCGGCAAGAGTCGTTTTATTCAGAAGCAATACAGATTCCGGATGTGGATTAGCACAATCTGCAATGGGGCCGTTTTATTGTCCGACAGATCAGTCTGTTTATATGGATATGAGTTTCTTTAATGAGCTACAAGAGAAATTTGGAGCAAAAGTAACCCAATTCACTGTAGCTTATGTTCTCGCACACGAAATGGGACATCACGTACAAAATCTTTTAGGAACTTTAAATGAAACCGATAAAGCAAGACGTAGCGGAAAATATTCTGAAGCACAACTTAATCAGATTTCTGTAGCAACAGAACTTCAGGCAGATTTTTATGCCGGACTTTGGTCTAGAGTTACGGGTGACAGAGAAAAATCATTTATAGAGCCTGGAGATTTAGAATCAGCACTCAATGCTGCAGAAGCAGTTGGTGATGATAATATCCAAAAAAGATCACAAGGTTATGTAAATCAGGAAAGCTTTACCCACGGTTCATCAGCACAACGTAAAGAATGGTTTATGAAAGGATATAATTCCGGAGACATCAAACAGGGAGACACTTTTAGTCAACTTTTAAGATAA
- a CDS encoding glutathionylspermidine synthase family protein encodes MKRIQSQFRKNWEHKLENLGFGYHSLEGLYWDESHYYEFSSDEINKIENATTELWQMCLQAVDYIIEKNLWDKFNIPESFRNYIITSWEEDHPSIYGRFDFGFDGENLKLLEFNADTPTSLYEASVIQWYWLQEMFPYKDQFNSIHEKLVDYWTYLKKYMNPHYIYFASLTNIEDVTNVEYLRDCATQAGFETEFIPIQDIGWAEDIEEFLAGDKTIMEYIFKLYPYEWILEDGFGEKLIRNNFRSQWMEPAWKVLLSSKAILPILWELFPNHPYLLECYFEPKHLTDFVKKPIYSREGANVSLFKNNVAIEENSGDYGKEGFIYQQLFELPNFNGNYPVIGSWVIGQESGGIGIRESVHLITNNQSRFIPHLIDSNKIYMQEKEL; translated from the coding sequence ATGAAAAGAATACAATCGCAATTCCGAAAAAATTGGGAACATAAACTTGAAAACCTTGGTTTTGGCTATCATTCTTTGGAAGGTCTTTACTGGGATGAAAGTCATTACTACGAATTTTCATCAGATGAAATCAACAAAATAGAAAACGCTACGACCGAATTGTGGCAGATGTGTCTTCAGGCTGTAGATTATATTATTGAAAAAAATCTTTGGGACAAATTTAATATCCCCGAATCTTTTAGAAATTATATTATTACAAGTTGGGAAGAAGATCATCCTTCTATCTACGGGAGATTTGATTTTGGTTTTGATGGTGAAAACCTGAAGCTTCTCGAGTTCAATGCAGATACGCCGACTTCTTTATACGAAGCGTCGGTCATTCAGTGGTATTGGCTGCAGGAAATGTTTCCATACAAAGATCAGTTCAATTCTATTCACGAAAAATTGGTTGATTATTGGACGTATCTTAAAAAATACATGAATCCGCATTATATTTATTTTGCTTCATTAACGAATATTGAAGACGTAACCAATGTGGAGTATTTACGGGACTGTGCTACACAAGCAGGTTTTGAAACAGAATTTATTCCTATCCAAGATATTGGTTGGGCAGAAGATATTGAAGAATTCCTTGCCGGAGACAAAACCATTATGGAATATATTTTTAAATTATATCCTTACGAATGGATCCTGGAAGATGGTTTTGGCGAGAAATTAATCCGTAATAATTTCAGATCTCAGTGGATGGAACCTGCCTGGAAAGTTCTTCTTTCCTCAAAAGCTATTTTGCCGATTCTTTGGGAACTATTTCCTAATCATCCGTATTTGCTGGAATGTTATTTTGAACCAAAACATTTGACAGACTTCGTTAAAAAACCCATCTATTCCAGAGAAGGAGCTAATGTAAGTTTATTTAAAAATAATGTTGCGATAGAAGAAAATAGCGGTGATTACGGCAAAGAAGGTTTTATTTACCAGCAATTATTTGAGCTTCCCAATTTCAATGGAAATTATCCTGTCATCGGAAGTTGGGTAATCGGGCAAGAATCTGGCGGAATTGGGATCCGAGAAAGTGTACATTTGATCACTAATAACCAGAGTAGGTTTATCCCTCATTTGATAGATTCAAACAAAATTTACATGCAAGAAAAGGAGCTGTAA
- the ribH gene encoding 6,7-dimethyl-8-ribityllumazine synthase — protein MATVNLSDYKPLNITNAEDFSIGIVFSEWNDFVTYNLRDAALEILEKEGVKAENIKQFSVPGAFELNYASMQLCKERKFDAVIAIGCVIRGETPHFDFVCDAVAQGIKDCNILTDTPTIFCVLTDDTKEQSIARSGGDLGNKGVEAAVTALSMINFKRNLSDKKGNIGFGN, from the coding sequence ATGGCAACAGTTAATCTTTCAGATTACAAGCCACTTAATATAACCAATGCCGAAGATTTTTCTATCGGCATTGTTTTTTCTGAGTGGAATGACTTTGTAACATACAATCTACGCGATGCAGCTTTAGAAATTCTTGAAAAAGAAGGCGTAAAAGCTGAAAATATAAAACAGTTTTCCGTTCCGGGAGCTTTTGAATTAAATTATGCAAGCATGCAGCTTTGCAAAGAACGAAAGTTTGATGCAGTAATTGCAATCGGATGCGTTATCAGAGGAGAAACTCCACATTTTGATTTCGTTTGTGATGCAGTGGCACAAGGAATTAAAGACTGTAATATTTTAACCGACACTCCAACTATTTTCTGTGTTTTGACAGATGATACCAAAGAGCAATCAATCGCAAGAAGCGGGGGTGATCTAGGAAATAAAGGTGTTGAAGCAGCAGTTACGGCTTTAAGTATGATCAATTTTAAAAGAAATCTTTCTGATAAAAAAGGAAATATCGGTTTCGGAAATTAA
- a CDS encoding YfgM family protein, whose product MAKLGKNAPNEQEGKETVEFFKDLDREALNTERFLEKYQKPLSIAFGVVVLGVLGFFGYQQFVVAPKNAEAVKTYLAAQKNLTEGKDKEALGGKSAANPGFLGTYNEYSSTKVGKLSAYNAGLLKLKEGKFQEAHDLLDKFSSDNKTLMAMKFGAMADAKSGLNKNDEALALLDKAASASDDPYTSYYFTRKAGIVALGMKKNAEAKKYFATIDEKYQDYDNGMSDSYIEMTKYLN is encoded by the coding sequence ATGGCAAAATTGGGAAAAAATGCTCCAAATGAGCAAGAAGGTAAAGAAACAGTGGAATTCTTTAAAGACCTTGACAGAGAGGCTTTAAACACAGAAAGATTCCTAGAAAAATATCAGAAACCATTAAGCATTGCTTTTGGGGTTGTTGTTTTGGGAGTTTTAGGCTTTTTCGGATACCAGCAATTTGTGGTAGCTCCAAAGAATGCTGAAGCTGTAAAAACTTATTTAGCAGCACAAAAAAACCTTACAGAAGGTAAAGATAAAGAGGCTTTAGGTGGAAAATCTGCAGCTAATCCTGGATTTTTAGGAACTTATAACGAATATTCTTCTACGAAAGTGGGTAAACTTTCTGCTTACAACGCAGGTTTATTAAAATTAAAAGAAGGAAAATTTCAGGAAGCTCATGATCTTTTAGACAAATTTTCTTCTGATAACAAAACATTGATGGCAATGAAGTTTGGCGCAATGGCAGATGCAAAATCTGGTCTTAATAAAAATGACGAAGCTTTAGCATTGTTAGACAAAGCTGCTTCAGCATCTGATGATCCTTATACTTCTTATTATTTTACAAGAAAAGCAGGGATTGTAGCTTTAGGAATGAAGAAAAATGCAGAAGCTAAAAAATACTTTGCAACAATCGACGAAAAATATCAGGACTACGACAACGGAATGTCTGATTCTTATATCGAAATGACTAAATATTTAAATTAA
- a CDS encoding adenine phosphoribosyltransferase — MASQELIKKLEETIENIPDFPIPGIQFKDITPIFLDPKLYEEVIEDLVKFSKGKVDAVCGIESRGYLFGIAIAVALEVPFILIRKKGKLPPPIISEKYDLEYGSAEIETREGQIKKGQRILIHDDLLATGGTTEAAAKLVEKQGAEVVQFSFLIGLKDLNGDEKLKKFNAEIYHTLEY, encoded by the coding sequence ATGGCATCTCAGGAACTCATTAAAAAACTGGAAGAAACCATAGAAAACATTCCTGACTTTCCGATTCCGGGAATTCAGTTTAAAGATATTACACCGATCTTTCTTGATCCTAAATTGTATGAAGAAGTAATCGAAGATCTGGTAAAATTCAGTAAAGGAAAAGTAGATGCAGTCTGTGGAATTGAAAGCCGTGGTTATCTTTTCGGAATTGCGATTGCAGTAGCTTTGGAAGTTCCATTTATTTTGATCAGAAAAAAAGGAAAACTTCCTCCGCCAATTATTTCAGAAAAATATGATCTGGAATATGGCAGCGCAGAAATAGAAACCAGAGAAGGACAAATAAAAAAAGGACAACGAATTTTAATTCATGATGATCTTTTAGCAACGGGAGGAACAACCGAAGCAGCAGCAAAACTGGTAGAAAAACAAGGCGCAGAAGTCGTTCAGTTTAGTTTTTTAATCGGTTTGAAAGATTTAAATGGTGACGAAAAACTTAAAAAGTTTAATGCTGAAATCTATCACACGTTAGAATATTAA
- a CDS encoding NTF2-like N-terminal transpeptidase, whose protein sequence is MKKFSLLLIFSLLLFTACKKDHVDATTTQTLQSSINDMASDLTTIKQIKFNEALYILKTFGVEAEGDVNELKALGQLINGKKVPEILSLADQVAQQNGIEWASTAPPSLGEMNIFGDETAKESDPNDVRASSLSILTQLSGDTGNGPTAMQIVPRLVDNAGNPIAFTGAGLETTLEVFSNGVKLSTAKNLMQDNNFKGFHLKFSSLLASKIVDNKIDITVSVKTTAKTFKMSKIGLDVNPSALKVPEVPKTDSTMIVQDPNAVIDPNNPTTPPTTGTDPATAVPSQPKQPTADPKNTVSKFLNNVSSQNLKAAFDSSSNPSWGSYESFSNPTSGFGAVKNVSVKNISTNATGTNSSSVNATYDVTDKNGKTTSLKVTFGLKNVNGEWKISSYKINP, encoded by the coding sequence ATGAAAAAGTTTTCTTTGCTACTCATCTTCAGCTTGTTGCTTTTCACAGCATGCAAAAAAGATCATGTAGATGCAACTACGACACAGACTTTGCAGTCGAGTATCAATGATATGGCGTCTGATCTTACCACCATTAAGCAGATAAAATTTAATGAAGCGCTATATATTCTTAAAACTTTCGGTGTAGAAGCAGAAGGCGATGTAAACGAATTGAAAGCATTGGGTCAGTTGATTAACGGTAAAAAAGTGCCAGAAATTCTATCATTGGCAGATCAGGTTGCACAGCAAAACGGTATCGAATGGGCAAGTACAGCTCCACCGTCATTAGGTGAAATGAATATCTTTGGTGACGAAACCGCTAAAGAAAGCGATCCGAATGATGTAAGAGCAAGCTCATTAAGCATTCTTACCCAACTTTCTGGAGACACAGGAAATGGCCCAACTGCAATGCAAATCGTACCAAGATTGGTTGACAATGCAGGAAATCCTATTGCGTTTACTGGTGCAGGTTTAGAAACTACGTTAGAAGTATTCAGTAACGGCGTAAAGCTTTCAACAGCGAAAAACCTAATGCAGGATAATAATTTTAAAGGTTTTCATCTTAAATTTTCATCTTTATTGGCTTCAAAAATTGTTGACAATAAAATTGATATTACTGTTTCGGTAAAAACCACTGCGAAGACTTTCAAAATGTCGAAAATTGGTTTAGATGTAAATCCTTCAGCTTTAAAAGTTCCTGAAGTACCAAAAACAGATTCTACAATGATTGTTCAGGATCCGAATGCGGTAATTGACCCAAATAATCCGACAACTCCGCCAACAACGGGTACAGACCCGGCAACAGCAGTTCCGTCTCAACCAAAACAGCCGACTGCAGATCCTAAAAATACGGTAAGTAAGTTTTTAAATAATGTAAGTTCACAAAACTTAAAAGCAGCTTTCGATTCTTCAAGCAACCCAAGTTGGGGATCTTACGAATCGTTCTCAAATCCTACTTCAGGTTTTGGAGCTGTAAAAAATGTAAGTGTTAAAAACATTTCTACAAACGCAACCGGCACCAATTCATCAAGTGTTAATGCAACATACGATGTGACCGATAAAAACGGAAAGACGACCTCTTTAAAGGTGACTTTCGGTCTTAAAAATGTAAACGGAGAGTGGAAAATCTCAAGTTATAAGATCAATCCTTAA
- a CDS encoding quinol:cytochrome C oxidoreductase — protein sequence MYSFSPKLKSTSIILLVVGLVLFAAGFFLNKGITTEKIEHMMEAVHSAGHDSPTHSSEMVGPQDHAAHLEHAEMQVHNQPLASIHFVAVFFFGVSCCVLFFYCIQHAAHAGWPIIITRVMEAIASYIPWGGAILVILMILNITHNGHLFHWMDPELTKEGSPHFDVILFEKKIFLNIPFYAVRTLIYVIGASFFAWKLKAQSKKVDDTKSLVEYQFLYRWAVGYIAFFGFASAAWAWDWLMSIDPHWYSTMYIWYSMVSCLSSGIAVIILLSVYLKKNGFLPQFNDNHLHDLGVFLFATSMLWTYTWFAQFMLYWYANIPEEVNYFFGRFEHYSPTFLPMLVVNFLLPLLVLVSSSIKRNYKVVTTMAIIVILGHLLDYFNMVMPGTVGPYWNTPEVLLLVLGSILFIAGLFMFTVLSALAKLKLIPTGNPYLHESEIYEYPF from the coding sequence ATGTATAGTTTTTCACCAAAATTAAAATCAACTTCTATTATCCTTCTTGTTGTAGGTTTAGTTTTATTTGCTGCAGGTTTCTTTTTAAATAAAGGAATTACTACAGAAAAAATAGAACACATGATGGAAGCAGTGCATTCTGCTGGTCATGATTCTCCTACACATTCAAGCGAAATGGTAGGACCTCAAGATCATGCTGCTCACCTAGAGCACGCAGAAATGCAGGTTCACAATCAGCCATTAGCTTCAATTCATTTTGTAGCAGTATTTTTCTTCGGAGTAAGCTGTTGTGTATTGTTCTTTTACTGTATTCAGCATGCCGCTCACGCAGGTTGGCCAATTATTATCACGAGAGTGATGGAAGCTATTGCTTCTTACATTCCTTGGGGTGGTGCTATTTTAGTAATCTTGATGATTCTTAATATCACACACAACGGTCACCTTTTCCATTGGATGGATCCTGAATTAACAAAAGAAGGATCTCCACACTTTGATGTCATCTTATTTGAAAAGAAAATATTCTTAAATATTCCTTTCTACGCAGTAAGAACTTTAATTTATGTAATTGGAGCTTCATTCTTCGCATGGAAATTAAAAGCTCAGTCTAAAAAAGTAGACGATACAAAATCTTTGGTTGAGTATCAGTTCCTTTACAGATGGGCAGTGGGATATATCGCATTCTTCGGGTTTGCTTCTGCAGCTTGGGCTTGGGATTGGTTGATGTCTATTGACCCTCACTGGTATTCTACAATGTATATTTGGTATTCAATGGTTAGCTGCCTTTCAAGTGGTATTGCGGTAATCATTCTATTAAGTGTTTATCTTAAGAAAAATGGTTTCTTACCACAGTTTAACGACAATCACTTGCACGATTTAGGAGTTTTCCTTTTCGCTACAAGTATGCTTTGGACGTACACTTGGTTTGCACAGTTCATGTTGTATTGGTATGCAAACATCCCGGAAGAAGTAAATTATTTCTTCGGAAGATTTGAGCACTACTCTCCTACTTTCTTACCAATGCTTGTTGTAAACTTCTTATTACCTTTATTGGTATTAGTAAGTAGCAGCATCAAGAGAAACTACAAAGTAGTAACAACGATGGCAATCATTGTAATCTTAGGTCACCTTTTAGATTACTTCAATATGGTAATGCCAGGAACAGTAGGACCTTACTGGAATACTCCGGAAGTTCTGTTATTAGTATTGGGTTCTATTTTATTTATCGCAGGATTGTTTATGTTTACAGTGCTTTCAGCATTAGCTAAATTGAAACTGATTCCTACAGGTAACCCTTACTTACACGAATCTGAAATTTATGAGTATCCTTTCTAA
- a CDS encoding c-type cytochrome, translated as MLKMKKNVLKITAILGLTTVLLNSCGPNENAPLVYFPDMYFPVAYDPLMKAQDAYSDHENEIPAFVRNNGATGLAPVEGSVAQNKDGVFEEGKLPKTPDEYNAGYDASKAISASPLNPANAAKDIERGKMLFDRTCSACHGTGGDGQGPIVQSGAYSGVPNYADREITVGSVHYVLTNGRNAMGSYAGQLNPGDRWRVAMYVMSAFKKSAAPAPAAATATTETTETKK; from the coding sequence ATGCTTAAAATGAAAAAGAATGTATTAAAAATTACAGCAATTTTAGGTTTAACTACAGTTTTACTTAATTCTTGCGGACCAAATGAAAATGCACCTCTAGTATATTTCCCGGATATGTATTTCCCAGTGGCATACGATCCGTTGATGAAAGCCCAGGATGCTTATTCAGATCATGAAAATGAAATTCCTGCATTTGTAAGAAACAACGGTGCAACTGGCCTTGCTCCTGTAGAAGGTTCAGTAGCTCAAAATAAAGATGGAGTATTTGAAGAAGGTAAACTTCCTAAAACTCCGGACGAATATAACGCAGGTTATGATGCTTCAAAAGCAATAAGCGCTTCTCCTCTTAATCCTGCTAATGCAGCTAAAGATATAGAAAGAGGTAAAATGCTTTTTGATCGTACTTGTTCAGCTTGTCACGGAACTGGTGGTGACGGACAAGGGCCAATCGTACAAAGCGGAGCTTATTCTGGTGTACCAAATTATGCAGATAGAGAAATCACTGTAGGATCTGTACATTATGTATTAACAAACGGTAGAAATGCTATGGGATCTTATGCAGGACAATTAAATCCTGGAGACAGATGGAGAGTGGCAATGTATGTAATGAGTGCTTTCAAAAAAAGTGCAGCTCCGGCTCCCGCAGCAGCGACAGCAACAACTGAGACTACCGAAACTAAAAAATAA
- a CDS encoding DUF3341 domain-containing protein → MSTTKIVYGLYADDDDLMNGVKAFNDKGIAINEVYTPFPVHGLDKALGLKKTRISDAAFIYALYGVSIGLTVTWYIMNHDWAQNIGGKPSFSWVNNFPAFIDPMFELMVFCAAHMMSLTFFVRNKMYPGAPAQNPDPRTTDDKFLMEFVTEDVESVKQLLIETGVEEITVKDA, encoded by the coding sequence ATGAGCACCACTAAAATTGTATACGGACTTTATGCTGACGACGACGATTTAATGAACGGCGTTAAAGCATTCAACGATAAAGGAATTGCAATAAACGAAGTTTATACCCCATTTCCTGTTCACGGCCTAGACAAAGCTTTAGGTTTAAAGAAAACCAGAATTTCTGATGCTGCTTTCATTTATGCACTTTATGGAGTTTCTATAGGTTTGACGGTTACTTGGTACATTATGAACCATGACTGGGCACAAAACATTGGTGGTAAACCATCTTTTAGCTGGGTAAACAACTTCCCTGCTTTTATTGACCCGATGTTTGAATTGATGGTATTCTGTGCTGCACACATGATGTCTCTTACTTTCTTTGTAAGAAATAAAATGTATCCTGGAGCTCCTGCACAAAACCCAGATCCAAGAACTACAGATGATAAATTCCTTATGGAGTTTGTAACTGAAGATGTAGAATCTGTAAAGCAGTTGCTTATTGAAACGGGAGTAGAAGAAATAACTGTTAAAGATGCTTAA